AGTTGCGAGGTCTCCTGGGCATAGCCGGTGCGATATAGCGCGTAGGATGGCGAGGACAGGCTCAGGTCGAGCCAAGGGCTCAGCAGCACCAAGGCTGAGGGCAGCGGCTGATCCAGCTCGATCAGGCGGCGCACTGCCGCGACCGTAGCGCCTGCGCCGGCGCTGACTCCCAGGACCAAGACCGGTCCCGCCGGCAGTCCGGCCCGGCCGGCCATTACGGCCTGGATGGCATCGTGCGTGTCCTCGATCGCGGCAGGCCATTGGTGCTCGGGTGCCAGCCGGTAGCTGATCGAGACGACGTTGGCGGGGAGACTCGATGCCAGACGCCGCGCCTCCGCATCCACCTCGTCCAGCCCGCCGACCACGTAGCCGCCGCCATGTACATAGATCAGCGTCGGCAGGTCGCCTGCGGCGTCCGGCTTGTAGAAACGGGCCGGCCGCCGGCCGTGGCCAAGATCGAGCACGATGTCGCGCACGTCGGCGACCGCGGGCGGCGCGCCGGTCAGCTTGACGGTGGCGAGCCAACGGAAAGACTCCCTGCCCTGTACAACGTTATCCGCTCGCCATGCCGGAATTCCGGCACGCCGCGCCTGATCACCGACCAACTGGATATGGGCGGCATAGGCCTGCGGATGGATGTCTTTGTCGGGGCGGGACATCCTGCGCTCCGGTCACTCCGCGGTGGACGCAAGCGGATAGAAGGCGTCCCATTCGGCGAGGCGCTTCTGATAGACGCCGCGCACCATCGGCAGCACGACGCTGCCGAGCATCAGGCGCAGCGGCGGGTTCTCCATGTCGACCAGCTGCAGCACCACGTCGGTGGTCTTCTTGGGGTCCTTGGCCTGCATGTCCTTCAGCATGGCGTTGCGCTTGAGGCGGGCGCCGTCATATTCGGGCATCGTCGCGGCGCCGACCGCCACCGGGCCCCACTCGGTCGCATAGGCGCCAGGCTCCAGCAGCGTCACCTTGATGCCGAAGTCGGAAACTTCGCCGGCAAAGGCCTCCGTCACGGCTTCGAGCGCGGTCTTGGACGCCTGGTAAAGACCCGCCGCCGGCCATGCCATCAGGCCGCCGATGCTCGAAACGCCGATGATGTGGCCGCTGCCCTGCGCGCGCATGATCGGCGCCGCCGCCTGCATCACCCAGAGCGCGCCGAACAGGTTGGTGTCGATCTGGGCGCGCGCGTCCTCTTCCTTCACCTCCTCGACCGTTCCCAAGAGACCGTAGCCGGCGTTGTTGAGGATCACGTCGATGCGGCCGAACTGCTTGTGCGCCTGGTCGATGGCGGCAAAGACCGCCGCACGGTCGGTGACGTCCAGCGCCAGCGGCAGCACCGAATCCGGATAGGCCTCATGCAGATCCTTGAGCGCTTCGAGCTTGCGCGCCGTCGCCGCGACCTTGTCGCCGCGCTTGAGCGCCGCTTCCGTCCACAGACGGCCGAAGCCGCGCGATGCGCCTGTAACGAACCAAATCTTCTCAGCCATTAATACCTCCACTCGCCCATCGACCTTGGCGATGAGGGCGTCAAAAAGGATCAAATCAACGTTGGAATCCGAAAACCCTGGCGGGAGTATCCCACAAGATGGTGCGGCGCACCGACTCGTCGGGAACCCAGTGGGCAAGCGAGTTGAATTCCGTGGAATAGTCAAGCTTCCAAAGGAAGGGCCGCTCCAGCGGACCGAGATGCGAGTCCAGCAGCGGCCAGTCGCTACCCCAGACGCAACGGTCCGGACCAAATGCTTCCACGACGTCGGTGACGAAAGGCTTCACGTCGTCATAGTTCCCGCCGCTCTGCGTCAACCGGAAACCGCCTGAAATCTTGATGATTGCATTGGTCGACCGGCCATACTCGAGCAAGGCCTGGAAGCCCGGCGTGCCGGTTCCTTCGGTGACGGTCGGCCAGCCGACATGCTCGACGATGACATGGACGCCGGATGCGATCAGCTTGGTGAGGATCGCCGGCCATCTTGCCGTCGGCGCGAAGACCTCGACGTAGAGGTCGTGCTCGCGGCAGCGCGACAGGAAGTTGGCGATCTCGGGGCGGTCGAACGCCTCGCTGTCCCAGGTCACTAGGCTCACCCGGATGCCGACGATGCCGCCGCGCTTCAGATCCTCCAGCTCGTCGCCGGAGACATTGAGCGGCACGCAAGCGACGCCCTTGGCGCGGCCGTTGCTGATCGCGATGGCCTCCAGCATGGCGCGGTTGTCGGTGCCGTAGGCGCCCGGCTGGACGATGATCGTGTGGGAGACGCCGTGGGCTTCCAGCGTCGGGAAAAGCGATTCCGCGCTGGCCGCCTCGTTGTCCATCTCGATGAAGCTGGTGTTCTTGTGAGCGTAGGGAAAACGCCGCGGCCAATGCGCGTGGAGGTGGCAATCGACGGCCAAGATCTCGGTCGAAGACATGTATTTCTCCGTCTGTGCGCCTGCTTCGCACTATGAGTATTAATAATTAATCTCATGGTCAAGGCGCGCGGCGGATGAAACGCGCCGTCGGCCCGGAATGTCCGTCAGCGTCCCGAAGCGGCCGGTTTGGGTAGCGCGGCGAAGTCGGAGACCAGCTTGCTCGCCGCCTGCCGCATCATGCCCTGGTCGGACGAGACGACGAAGGCGCTGACGCCGAGCGCCTGGAAGCGCTGCGCGTCGGCTGCGCTACCCGCCATCATGCAGACGGGCTTGCCGGCGCGGCGCGCGGCCTGCGTGATCTTCTGGGCGATCGCGATGATCTCGTCCGCGTCCATGCCGGCGGCGCCAAGCGCGACCGTCAGGTCGCCGCGCCCGATGAAGACGCTGTCGATGCTGGGAACGGCCATGATCGCGTCGAGCTCGTCCAGCGCCTCCGGGTCGTCGATCATGGCGATGACGGTCACGGCCTCGTCGTTGACGTCGACATGCTTCCAGATGGACAGGCTGCTATAGCCGCCGGCGCGCGGCGAATTGAAAAAGCCGCGACTGCCGCCGCGATAGCGGCAGGCGGCCGCCACGTCCTCGGCCTTGCGCGCGCTCGACACATGCGGCACCAGCACGCCCGCGGCCCCGTCGTCGAGTGCCGCCAACAGCTTCGCCGGCGTGGACTCGGCGACGCGGACCAGCCCGGCCAGGCCGCCGGCCCTCGTCCCGAGCAGGATCTGGTCGGTCGCCTGGCGGTCGAGCGGCGCGTGCTCCTGGTCGATGACGACGAAGTCGAAGCCGACCAGACCGAGGATCTCGGAGGCGTGCAAGGTCGGCGTCTCTGCTGCATGCTAAGTCACGCTCCCGATTCCCTGCGGTGTCCGCCGGCGGTGTGGGCTCGCTAGGCCGGCGGCGCTTCGGCAGGCTTGCGCACGGCGACGAAGAGTTCGCCGCCCTCCTCCTTCACCTCGAAAGTCTCCAGCGCGCGGGTGCACGGCGGGCCGGCGACCGCGCCCGTGCGCACGTCGAACACTCCCTGGTGGAGCGGACATTCGATGAGCGTCCCCTCGAGATAGCCCTCGGACAGGCGCACGGCGCCGTGCGTGCAGCGGTCCAGCGTGGCGAAATAGCTGCCGTCGACGGCGAAGAGCGCCACCGGCAGGCCCTCGACCACGCGGCCGAGAAGGCCGCCCGCATCGACGAGCTCGGCGACCGAAGCCACCCTGACGAAAGGAACGGTCATATCGGGTAGATCAGGGAATTCGCGATCATCTCGCTGTCGATGACGACGATGCGCTCCTTGAAGAGCAGGCCGACCGTGCCGATCTCCAGCACGTCGTTGGCGACGCCGCAGACCAGAATCTCCGAGGGTCCGTCGATAAGCGTCTGGATCGCCACCAGCGTCTGCCGCACGGTGATCATGCCGTCGCGGCGCCCGGTGATCCGCAGGCCTGAATAGAGCCGGCGGCAGTAGCGCGGCGCGAACATCTGCGTCTTCAGGATCGCCTGCGCGCGGTCGATCAGCATGCCCTTGCTGTCGCCCTG
This is a stretch of genomic DNA from Rhizobiaceae bacterium. It encodes these proteins:
- a CDS encoding alpha/beta hydrolase: MSRPDKDIHPQAYAAHIQLVGDQARRAGIPAWRADNVVQGRESFRWLATVKLTGAPPAVADVRDIVLDLGHGRRPARFYKPDAAGDLPTLIYVHGGGYVVGGLDEVDAEARRLASSLPANVVSISYRLAPEHQWPAAIEDTHDAIQAVMAGRAGLPAGPVLVLGVSAGAGATVAAVRRLIELDQPLPSALVLLSPWLDLSLSSPSYALYRTGYAQETSQLADFRDLYVPSGMDLAHPELCAVRHSLPDNWPHTIMLAAERDPMADDAALFERRLREANARCELRYMRGMLHGSHTWYQRIPALAEDLGWLDDCIRRQFSDAA
- a CDS encoding SDR family NAD(P)-dependent oxidoreductase → MAEKIWFVTGASRGFGRLWTEAALKRGDKVAATARKLEALKDLHEAYPDSVLPLALDVTDRAAVFAAIDQAHKQFGRIDVILNNAGYGLLGTVEEVKEEDARAQIDTNLFGALWVMQAAAPIMRAQGSGHIIGVSSIGGLMAWPAAGLYQASKTALEAVTEAFAGEVSDFGIKVTLLEPGAYATEWGPVAVGAATMPEYDGARLKRNAMLKDMQAKDPKKTTDVVLQLVDMENPPLRLMLGSVVLPMVRGVYQKRLAEWDAFYPLASTAE
- a CDS encoding amidohydrolase family protein — its product is MSSTEILAVDCHLHAHWPRRFPYAHKNTSFIEMDNEAASAESLFPTLEAHGVSHTIIVQPGAYGTDNRAMLEAIAISNGRAKGVACVPLNVSGDELEDLKRGGIVGIRVSLVTWDSEAFDRPEIANFLSRCREHDLYVEVFAPTARWPAILTKLIASGVHVIVEHVGWPTVTEGTGTPGFQALLEYGRSTNAIIKISGGFRLTQSGGNYDDVKPFVTDVVEAFGPDRCVWGSDWPLLDSHLGPLERPFLWKLDYSTEFNSLAHWVPDESVRRTILWDTPARVFGFQR
- a CDS encoding aldolase/citrate lyase family protein, which codes for MHASEILGLVGFDFVVIDQEHAPLDRQATDQILLGTRAGGLAGLVRVAESTPAKLLAALDDGAAGVLVPHVSSARKAEDVAAACRYRGGSRGFFNSPRAGGYSSLSIWKHVDVNDEAVTVIAMIDDPEALDELDAIMAVPSIDSVFIGRGDLTVALGAAGMDADEIIAIAQKITQAARRAGKPVCMMAGSAADAQRFQALGVSAFVVSSDQGMMRQAASKLVSDFAALPKPAASGR
- a CDS encoding non-heme iron oxygenase ferredoxin subunit yields the protein MTVPFVRVASVAELVDAGGLLGRVVEGLPVALFAVDGSYFATLDRCTHGAVRLSEGYLEGTLIECPLHQGVFDVRTGAVAGPPCTRALETFEVKEEGGELFVAVRKPAEAPPA